The following proteins are co-located in the Synechococcus sp. PROS-U-1 genome:
- the menB gene encoding 1,4-dihydroxy-2-naphthoyl-CoA synthase, which produces MSDLRQVLPGAPTAQWTAWGTYQDILVDRCEDGVARVAINRPAKRNAFRPKTVMELCDAFTRIRDDRDIGVVLFTGVGPAQDGGYAFCSGGDQSVRGDGGYVGEDGLPRLNVLDLQRIIRSLPKVVIALVAGYAMGGGQVLHLLCDLSLAADNAVFGQTGPKVGSFDGGFGAGYLARVVGQRKAREIWFLCRRYGAQQALEMGLVNAVVPLEQLEAEGVRWAREVLQHSPTAIRCLKAAFNAETDGLAGLQELAGNATHLFYRTEEAVEGRNAFLEKRPPDFSETGWLP; this is translated from the coding sequence ATGAGTGACTTGCGGCAGGTGCTCCCTGGCGCGCCAACGGCGCAATGGACGGCTTGGGGCACCTACCAGGACATCCTGGTGGACCGTTGCGAAGACGGCGTAGCTCGCGTGGCCATCAATCGCCCCGCCAAGCGGAATGCCTTCCGCCCTAAGACGGTGATGGAGCTCTGTGATGCCTTCACGCGCATCCGGGATGACCGCGACATCGGCGTGGTGCTCTTTACCGGCGTGGGGCCGGCCCAAGATGGCGGGTATGCCTTCTGCTCTGGCGGAGATCAGAGTGTTCGCGGCGATGGTGGGTATGTCGGCGAGGACGGCCTGCCGCGGTTGAACGTGCTGGATCTGCAGCGCATCATCCGAAGCCTGCCCAAGGTGGTGATCGCACTGGTGGCCGGCTACGCCATGGGCGGTGGCCAGGTGCTGCATCTGCTTTGCGATCTCAGCTTGGCTGCTGACAATGCCGTGTTTGGACAGACCGGCCCCAAGGTCGGAAGTTTTGACGGCGGGTTCGGTGCGGGCTATCTGGCGCGGGTTGTTGGTCAGCGCAAGGCCCGCGAAATCTGGTTTCTTTGCCGCCGCTATGGCGCTCAGCAAGCCCTTGAGATGGGTCTCGTCAATGCCGTGGTGCCGTTGGAGCAGTTGGAGGCTGAGGGGGTGCGCTGGGCACGGGAGGTGCTCCAGCACAGCCCCACGGCCATCCGTTGCCTCAAAGCCGCTTTCAATGCCGAAACAGACGGTCTCGCAGGGTTGCAGGAGCTGGCCGGCAATGCCACCCATCTCTTTTACCGAACTGAAGAAGCCGTGGAAGGCCGCAATGCCTTCCTTGAGAAGAGGCCACCGGATTTTTCCGAGACAGGCTGGTTACCCTGA